CACTTCGATCGCATTTTGCCCTTCCGCTGGCATGGCCAGCAGCAGTTTCTCGGAGTTGAGTCGGCTGAGCGCTTCGACCTTGTCGGCTTCGAGCTTGCGCAGTCGGGCCAGTTCCTCAACCGCTTCCTTCAGACGGGCATCGGTCTTGGCCGCTTCTTCCAGAACCGCATTTTCCTTTTTCGCACGTTCGGCCAGTTGCTTGGCTTGCAGCTTCAGGGCTTCAATCTTGGCCTTCTGCGCATCGACCGCGGCCTTCACGATTTCCGCTTTGCCCAGGACGACGGTCGGCTGTCCGGTAACTTCGATCGTTGCAGCCGGAGCAACAACGGTCGCCGTGATTTCTTTCTTCTTGGCGGGAGTCGTGGCTACCGCCGGCTTGGTTTCTTCGGTTTTCTTGGCTTCTTCCGCTCGCAGGGTGATGCCCGAGACGACGAGGGCCATGCCGACAAAACCACCTGCCGCCACAATTTTCCAACGCCGGGAAAGCGATTGCATTTTCATCGGATCTCCAATCAGAATCGTTTGGACGCGTTGCGAAAGTTCCGAAGGGACGGCCTTGACGCCGGTTGCACCCAATGGCGCGGCCCGTCTGGCTCGTCGTCCCACACCATAGCGCGACAATTCGATGAGGAATGCCGCATATTCATCCACTTCAACGGTGTCCGACGTGACAGCGGCATCGGCCAGATATTCCTGGGCCAAGCGCAATTCCCGTCGAAACGACCAAAACCAGGGCAGCCAACCAAACACCGGTTGAGCGGCCCCCAACCAAAAGCAAGTCCATGGATCGCCTCGCCGAAGGTGTCCCGCTTCGTGAGCGAGCACCCATTTGAGCCGCCGGGCATCCGCCGTCGCGACCAGCGACACCGGCAACAGAATCACGGGACGAAACAATCCATAACAGATGGGTGTTTCCACGCGGGTAGTCTGAAGGATGCGAACGCCCGCTGGTCGGTGGATGATCTGCTGCCAGATCGCCGATACCGACTCAGGGACCGACTTTGCACTCCAAGTCAGACGCTGTAACCCGATTAAAGCAATTCCAAATCGCGCCAGGCCGATCGCGGCGACTCCGGCGTAGATCAACAATCCCAGTTTCAGAATGCGAGCGAGGAGCGGCTCCGACTCCATCGCAGACGATTCCCGAGTCGCGGTGGATGCCGTCGCTGTCGCTGTCGCTTGAAACGATTGATCTGGATCAATCGAACTCCCCGTGGCGGGCATCGTCGTGGCCACCGCTGTCAAGTCGGTGGAGGGAGTCCCGCCATCCAGGGGGATCATCTCCACCCATTGCACGGTGCGGGCCGCCGGATCGCGGCTTTCCAGGGGCAAGCCCATCGGCGTGGCATCGTTCCACCCCTCAGTCGCCTGCCAAGGGGCGGGCTCCCGCTGAATTCGCGGCAGTTGCCAGGTCATCAGCGTCCAGCCGGGGACCATCGCCAAAACTGCCACCAATAACGTCGCGCGGATACTCCACGCACCCACCATCGAGCGCAACGCAGGATGTCCAATGCGGCGCATCAACCACCAACCGATTCCCAGCAAGATGGCTCCGCCGAGCATGCTGGTCAGCCACCATCGCCCAACCAATCCCCAAGGGTCGATCATGGGAAGACACTCCCGGTGTGGTTACGAACCCAGACGACGCCGACGCGCTTCATCGATCAATCGTTGCATCTGCTCTAATTCGCCGGCGGAAAGTTGCTCGTTTTGCAGCAACGTCATCACCAGTTGGGATGCCGCCCCGTCAAACACGCGATTCACGAACCGGGTCGTGCTTTCCTCACGGGTGAATTCCGCCCGGTAGATGAACGTCCGCCCTTCCACCGTGTGGCTGACCAATCCCTTGGTTTCCATGATGCGGATTAACGTCTGCACGGTGTTCGGTGCCAACGTCTCGCCATCCGCTGGCTGCAATCGCTGATGCACTTCCCGCACGCTACATGGGCCAACCTCCCAAAGAACTTTGAGAATTTCCAATTCGCGTGCTGTCGGTGTGGGTAGTTGTTCCACAAAGCCCCCTTGGTTGGGCTGCTCGATTCGGTCACCTGGCCGGAACCATGTCACCGAATTCCTTAAACCTAAAACTTTAGGTATTGTGCCTCGCAATCGCCTCCCCGTCAAGACCGGAATTTCTCGGAGTTGCATTTCCGCAGAATCCCCGCAGCTTGCTTGACTTACCAATTCGGAATCGGTTACCAACGAGGATGTGAAATCCCCCGGCGACTCCGGAGAATCCCCATGACCGGTTGGTTCAAGCGATTGTTGGCCTCACCTGCACCGAAATCCGTGTCGAGTTCCGCTCGACGAAATCAACCGTTGCGATTGGAACGACTCGAAGGGCGCGAGGTTCCCGCGGCGTTGGGCGTGTACGCGCTCGCCGGCGGCGAAGGAACCACGCCACGCGTGCAGATCTACGATGCGGCGACCAATTTTGTGATCGCCGACTTTCAGCCGTTCGAGGCGACCTTCACCGGCGGCGTCAATGTGGCATTGGGCGACATCAACCAGGACGGCTTCCCGGATGTGATCGTTGGCGCGGGGCCGGGTGGCG
This DNA window, taken from Tuwongella immobilis, encodes the following:
- a CDS encoding BlaI/MecI/CopY family transcriptional regulator, which codes for MTWFRPGDRIEQPNQGGFVEQLPTPTARELEILKVLWEVGPCSVREVHQRLQPADGETLAPNTVQTLIRIMETKGLVSHTVEGRTFIYRAEFTREESTTRFVNRVFDGAASQLVMTLLQNEQLSAGELEQMQRLIDEARRRRLGS
- a CDS encoding M56 family metallopeptidase → MIDPWGLVGRWWLTSMLGGAILLGIGWWLMRRIGHPALRSMVGAWSIRATLLVAVLAMVPGWTLMTWQLPRIQREPAPWQATEGWNDATPMGLPLESRDPAARTVQWVEMIPLDGGTPSTDLTAVATTMPATGSSIDPDQSFQATATATASTATRESSAMESEPLLARILKLGLLIYAGVAAIGLARFGIALIGLQRLTWSAKSVPESVSAIWQQIIHRPAGVRILQTTRVETPICYGLFRPVILLPVSLVATADARRLKWVLAHEAGHLRRGDPWTCFWLGAAQPVFGWLPWFWSFRRELRLAQEYLADAAVTSDTVEVDEYAAFLIELSRYGVGRRARRAAPLGATGVKAVPSELSQRVQTILIGDPMKMQSLSRRWKIVAAGGFVGMALVVSGITLRAEEAKKTEETKPAVATTPAKKKEITATVVAPAATIEVTGQPTVVLGKAEIVKAAVDAQKAKIEALKLQAKQLAERAKKENAVLEEAAKTDARLKEAVEELARLRKLEADKVEALSRLNSEKLLLAMPAEGQNAIEVQVLEIDATGNVLKKVGDAKKPAAGKPAQNIQLTLVADGTGLSQEQIDQVRKAMTEAKIPAAIIEKTIQQMKAAGKGNMLYLVNPMAGQAADVEADLKRLQQEMDELRRKLVARGLAMPPMVPAMPAAPLFRALPVVPGAPVPPIAPIPPQPPIPGVGIQPGIMFQGFATTTPTPRLGINYEVPSQTLRDQLDLPENQGIVVQGVLPETAAAKIGLKTSDVLLEIGGKSVMSDAAAFSKMLSELPTDSELKVVLLRKGRKETLSGLKLPKVAKAVLQVPAVGGVEVFGLEGEKAKKVAELWKRGLEFRAEPDTAKNAAEIEKRIRTLEAEVQKQVAKELEEAARLASKAAEDAKKAAMNAKNIEQSSSEASSVSVNDKGFQLEYQRDGQKVRVSGVFSNGKPKPESVELIEGKSTKKLSGLDQLPESLRNRVESLLKGIQRSE